In the Corynebacterium jeikeium genome, CCTTCTATTTGTTCTTCCACACGACTGCAGTCGTGCCGTCGATGTCTATCACCTGTACGGACTCTCCCTGGGAATAAACATCCCCTGGGGTTGCCGAGCGCGCCGACCACAGCTCGCCGGCGATGCGCACCATGCCGCCGCTTTGTACTTCGGCACTAACAGCCTCAACCACCACTGCGTTCCTACCCGTCAGTTCGGCGTGGTCGAAGGTATGTTCTGAGCGTGCTTGCATAAGGCGTTTGCGCAGGATGGGCCGAATCGCCAAGATGGTCGCCAGTGAAGCCAGGCCGAAAACCAGTATTTCTGCCCATACCGGAATGTCCGCCAGCGAAATCCCGGCAGTGATCAATGCAGCCGCACTGAGCATGAGCAAGGACATATCCGCAACGAGGAGCTCGCCAAGGGCCAACACTCCCGCTGCGATTAACCAAATGATCGGACCCATAGTCAGGATCCTAGTTGGTGTTTCAGTATTCCGGCGGGACAGTAACGAAATCGATCAGCCTTTCCACCGCACCGATAAGAGTGGAGTCCAGATCGCGAAAGGTCTTGGCTGCAGCCGCCACCCGACGCCAACCGTCCTGCGGGCTACCCCAGCCGAGCTCTTGGCACACGCCTGTTTTCCAATCGATGCCGCGCGGGATCTTCGGCCACGCGCGGATGCCAACGCTTTGCGGCTTCACGGCCTCCCAGATGTCGATGTACGGGTGGCCGGTGACCATCACGTGTGGGCCTAAGGATGCGGTCAAACGCGCCTCTTTCGTTCCCTCGACGAGGTGGTCCGCGAGCACGCCCACACGGCGGGTCGCGGAGGGCTGGAACTCGGCGAGCCGCTCCGGCAGGTTGTCGAGGCCCTCCAGGTACTCGACGACCACGCCTTCCACGCGCAAGTCATGCCCCCAGACTTGTTCGACGATTGCGGCATCGTGGATGCCTTCCACCCAAATGCGGGAGGGCGCCGCGACTTTGGCTTGTACGTTTTCTACGCGCCGCGAGCCTGAGTTGGAGGTGCGCTGCTTCGGTGGCAGCATCCTGGGATCTACATAACGAGTCAAGGTAATAGGCTTGCCCTCAAGCAGAAATGCGCCCTCGCGAAGCTTGAACAGGCGCGTTTTTCCGTAGCGATCCTCCAGGCGAATGAAGTCGCCGTCGGCGGTCTTCTCCCCGCCCACCACGGCACCGACGAAGTCATCGGCGATGACCTCCACCACCATGCCCAGCTCCGGCGCGACGCGCGTAATGCTGGGTTTCTGGTTGCGAGAGTGGCCCTTCATGATGTCACCGTAATTGAAGCTCATGGACAACCAGCTTAGGCTAGGAAAAATGACTGATCCGGTACCGACGTGGCTTGGGGCGCAACTGTGGTCGCCCGTGCAGAACACCTCCCTATGGCTGGCTTGGTGGCTGCACGGGATCATCGGGGCAGACGAAGTGATCGACGCTTTCCACGCCACCCAGGGCAAGCATCACCGCTTGGAGCCCGACGGGGGCGGACTGGTGGAGATGCTCGGCCATATCCGCTCCGTGGCCGACGAGGCGCCCGTCGGATTGGACGAACGCCCCTTGATCCAGCTGGCGCTTTCCGGCCCCGGCGACGCGACCGTGCTGCCGGTTGGCCCGGAGGGGGCGTCACTAATCATCGCCGACCGCGACCCCTTGGTCAGCCACGTGCTTAGCCCTCGTGTTATTGACGCCCACCTAGTCAGTTGGTCGTGGGATCAGTTGAAGGGGCCAGTTCCACCGCTGCCGGTCTACTCGCCGGGTGAGGCAGATCAGCTGCTGCGTGAGGCTGCGGATAATGCAACGAGGATGGTGCGGAACGCAGGGCACGTGCCGAGCGGTGGCGCGGCGTTTCAACGCGCTGAGCTGGCGGTGGGAGCCTTGAACGATGCCTTTGGGCTTCCCGGCATGCCGCCGGGAGTGCCCAGTCGCGCCGCGAAGCTGATGGCCAGGGCCGATCAGGTGGCGGCGATTGTGGAGGTCACTAAGCGCTCCGAGGTGGGTGCGAGCCTGGACCCCCATCTAATGCCAATGCTCCGGGCGGTAAGAACCGCCCGGATGGTGGCTGTGGACTATGCGCAGCGGGAGCTGCTGCGTTAGATCATCACTCGATCATGCGGACTGCCATGGGCTGCATGCCGCCCCAGCGCACGTCGGAGATCTTGACGACATCGCCGGACTGCGGGGCCTCGATCATCTTGCCGTCACCCAGGTACAGGGCGACGTGGCCTGGCCAGAACAGCATGTCGCCGCGCTTGGCCTCAGAGGAAGGAACCTGCTTGCCGGCCGTGTACTGGTAGCCAGAGTAGTGCTGCAACTCGATGCCCACGCCGTAGAATGCGTACATCATCAGGCCGGAGCAGTCGAAGCCGACCTTGTTGTAGTCGCCGTGCGCGTCGGCTACACCGCCGTCGCGGATGCCCTTGGTCGGGCCGTGGAAGTTGCCGCCGCCCCATGCGTAGGGCAGGCCCAGCTGGCTTTCGGCGCGCTTGATGACGCGCTCGATCTTCTCTTCGGCGGTGCCGGAGGTATCGGGGCTGCTCGGATCCAGGGCGTCGGCGATGGCCTCAGCCGGGTTCTCCGGAGTTTCCGGAGTTTCTGGGGCTACGGCCTCGTCGGGAGCCTCGGGGGTCTCTGCAGTCTCCGGGTTCTCCGGAGCTTCAGGAGTCTCGGGAGCCTCTGCAGTTTCCGGGGTCTCCTGCGCCGCTGGTGCGGTGCTAGTACCGGCGCCCATGGCGCGGTCGTACTCCTGGCCCGCTGTTTCGCGGCCCGCGTGGGCTGCGGCTGCCACGGCACCATCCGGATTGCCAGACAATGCGGTGGTGAAGCCGGCCATCAGCGCGGATTCGCCGGCCTTGCGCAGACCGTCGAGGGCAGCCTGGCGCTGGTCATCGCCACTGGGGTTCAGGTCGTAGGAGGACTGCAGCTCCGCCGGGAGCTCCGGCAGGCCCGCCGGGTTGCCAAGGGAACCCTGCGCCGGGGACTCGTCGGACTGGTCGGACTGGTCGGACTCAGTGGATTCGTTAGCCTCAGCCGGCTGAGCGTCCTCAGTGTTCTCGGTGGTCTCAGTGTTCTCGGTGGAGTTCTCAGTGGACTGAGTCTCCTCCGCCGGAGTCTCCTGGGCCTTATCTTCGGCGTCCTCGGCCTTTTCGACCTTGGCGCCAGCCTTCTCGGCAGCCTTTTCGGCGACCTTGCGCTTGTCCCAGCTAGAAGCCTCTGGGTGGGTGTTGGTGAAGGTTTCCACGGCGGCGCGGGCCTCGCGCAGTGCCTTTTCCGCCTTCGACTTCTCATCGAGTAGGCGCTTGTATTCCTTTTGCTTCTCGGTGAGGCTCTTCTGGGAGTTGTTCAGCGTGTCACGCGCGGTGTTGTACTTGCTTACTGCGTCGTCGACAGCCGAATTCGCCTTGTCGCGGGAGTCGCGCAGCGAGGATTCCTCGTTGGCGTTCTGGGTACGCGCAAGGTCGAGGCGGTCGACCTCGTCCTTTTGCTTCTTGGAGGCTGCGTCGATGTAGGAGGAGCGATCGAGCGTGTCACCAACCGCGTCACTTCCGCCGGCAGCCAGGTTCACTGCGGAGGCGTCGCCCCCCTGGGCGTAGGCGGAACGCGCGATGTCGTTCAGCTTCGCCTGTGCCTTGGTTACCTCGGTATCGGAATCCTTGAGGCGTCCGCGTGCGTCCATGACCTTGTCCTGGGCCGTTTGGGCGGCGGACTGGCTGTTGACGAGGTCGACGCGAGCCTTGTTGGCATCCTCTCGCAGCGAGCCCATGAGCGTCTCCATTTCGGAAACCTGGGACTTGGCGCGAGAAACCTGGCCGACGAGGTCGGCCAGGAAGCTTTCGACGGTGCGCTTGTCGTCGGCCTGGGCGACCATAGTCGTCGACTGCAGCGTCACTCCAGCGGTCACTGCGACGGCCAGCACCGTTCGTTTACGGCTTTGTGGTCGTGGTGTCACGATCGATTCTCCTGGTGTTTATACAACTGGCTTTGAAGCGAGCGAAACCCTCGGTCCAGCTGGCCGCACTTCCCCATGCGATCAGTACAGGTCCCGTCGGGTGACTCTCAAAAATCACTTCGAGATCAACTCGTTTCAAAAGTTGACACTGGGAACCCTAGAGCACACGAGTCAAGGCCGTAAACTTTTTCACCATGAATCCCATGAATCGCACTAGTCACATAAGTAACGGCAATTGCCTTGACCTGCGAATAGTAACGGAAAAGTTACAAGTGTGATTTATGTCACATTTACGAGCGTGTAGGCGTGTCGGATTGCGCTACCTGTAAGAAGCCCCCGTTTCTCTAGATTCACCCTTAAGGTTAGTCAATCCCCCAGGCTTGACTATTCTAAACCGTTATCTACTTCTGCTTGGTCCGCAGCTTTGATAACGAAGCAATTACGGCCGCCACGGCCACTGCTAGGACCACTCCCACGTTGGCCAGAGCGGTTGGAGTTTCATACCCTGCCGCCTGGTTGAGGAACTCCTGCGTCGCCTCCGGGTGACTGTTGGCGCCATAGAGAACCTTATAGTTCGATTCGATGGCATAGCGCGACAGATTCTCCGACACTGCCGTCGCCTGGCTCGGGGACTTCAGAATCACCGTGTCCGCGTCCGTGCCGTCGAGCACTTTCTGCGCGACGTCGCGCAGATTGTTGTGGCGCTCCCCGTCCTGACTGATGTAGCCGATCTTTAGGGTGCCTATTTTGGACGCCGACTCTCCCCTCTCGGTCGCCTCAACCACCTCGTTGAGGCTCTTGGATAGGCCGGCCGATCCAGACTCCACCTCGGTCGGGAAATCCTCGGCAACGAAGACAGGGGCGTCATTAAGAGAGGCAATGAGCTGCGCAACGTCGTCCGAAGGGGCGGGGTTAGGCGTATCGGTCATGGGACGTTTTTAGCACCAAAAGAGGGGTGGGGGTAACGGCGACACGCTTAAACCTGCAGGATTCGCAGCAGGACAATCGTACTGTTAAAATTTGTGGTGACGTCGCGGCAAGAATGCTGCCACAATGGTAAGCAGAGCCCCCGCCGCGGGCGGCTGGCCCGTGTGCGGCGGCGACCACATCGACGACGACATTTCGACTAAGAGAAGAGATTAAAGGAGCTCACTGTGGCTGAAAGCATTAACTCCTTCGATTCCAAGAGCACTCTGCAGGTCGGCGAGAAGTCTTACGACTACTTCGCGCTGGATGCTGTGCCGGGAATGGAGAAGCTTCCCTACTCCCTGAAGGTTCTCGGCGAGAACCTGCTGCGCAACGAGGATGGTAAGAACACCACTCGCGAGCACATCGAGGCCATCGCCAACTGGGATTCTTCCGCAGAGCCCAACTTCGAGATCCAGTTCACCCCGGCCCGCGTTATCATGCAGGACTTCACCGGCGTGGCCTGCATCGTTGACCTGGCCACCATTCGTGACGCCGTGGTTGCCCTGGGTGGCAACGCAGACGACGTTAACCCGCTGAACCCGGCTGAGATGGTCATCGACCACTCCGTGATCATCGAGGCATTCGGTAACGCCGACGCTCTGGAGAAGAACGTCGAGATCGAGTACCAGCGCAACGACGAGCGCTACAAGTTCCTGCGCTGGGGCACCGGCGCCTTCGAGAACTTCCGCGTCGTTCCTCCGGGAACCGGCATCGTCCACCAGGTGAACATCGAGTACCTGGCCCGCTCCGTCTTCGACAACAACGGCCTGGCTTACCCGGACACCTGTGTTGGTACCGACTCCCACACCACCATGGAAAACGGCCTGGGCATCCTGGGCTGGGGTGTCGGCGGCATCGAGGCTGAGGCTGCAATGCTCGGCCAGCCGATCTCCATGCTGATCCCGCGCGTCGTTGGCTTCAAGCTGACCGGCGAGATCCCGGCTGGCGTTACCGCCACCGACGTCGTTCTGACCATCACCGACATGCTGCGCCAGCACGGCGTGGTCGGCAAGTTCGTCGAGTTCTACGGCAAGGGCGTTGGCGAGCTGCCGCTGGCCAACCGCGCAACCATCGGTAACATGTCCCCGGAGTTCGG is a window encoding:
- a CDS encoding NfeD family protein; amino-acid sequence: MGPIIWLIAAGVLALGELLVADMSLLMLSAAALITAGISLADIPVWAEILVFGLASLATILAIRPILRKRLMQARSEHTFDHAELTGRNAVVVEAVSAEVQSGGMVRIAGELWSARSATPGDVYSQGESVQVIDIDGTTAVVWKNK
- a CDS encoding DUF3097 domain-containing protein, which codes for MSFNYGDIMKGHSRNQKPSITRVAPELGMVVEVIADDFVGAVVGGEKTADGDFIRLEDRYGKTRLFKLREGAFLLEGKPITLTRYVDPRMLPPKQRTSNSGSRRVENVQAKVAAPSRIWVEGIHDAAIVEQVWGHDLRVEGVVVEYLEGLDNLPERLAEFQPSATRRVGVLADHLVEGTKEARLTASLGPHVMVTGHPYIDIWEAVKPQSVGIRAWPKIPRGIDWKTGVCQELGWGSPQDGWRRVAAAAKTFRDLDSTLIGAVERLIDFVTVPPEY
- a CDS encoding DIP1281 family NlpC/P60 protein, with product MTPRPQSRKRTVLAVAVTAGVTLQSTTMVAQADDKRTVESFLADLVGQVSRAKSQVSEMETLMGSLREDANKARVDLVNSQSAAQTAQDKVMDARGRLKDSDTEVTKAQAKLNDIARSAYAQGGDASAVNLAAGGSDAVGDTLDRSSYIDAASKKQKDEVDRLDLARTQNANEESSLRDSRDKANSAVDDAVSKYNTARDTLNNSQKSLTEKQKEYKRLLDEKSKAEKALREARAAVETFTNTHPEASSWDKRKVAEKAAEKAGAKVEKAEDAEDKAQETPAEETQSTENSTENTETTENTEDAQPAEANESTESDQSDQSDESPAQGSLGNPAGLPELPAELQSSYDLNPSGDDQRQAALDGLRKAGESALMAGFTTALSGNPDGAVAAAAHAGRETAGQEYDRAMGAGTSTAPAAQETPETAEAPETPEAPENPETAETPEAPDEAVAPETPETPENPAEAIADALDPSSPDTSGTAEEKIERVIKRAESQLGLPYAWGGGNFHGPTKGIRDGGVADAHGDYNKVGFDCSGLMMYAFYGVGIELQHYSGYQYTAGKQVPSSEAKRGDMLFWPGHVALYLGDGKMIEAPQSGDVVKISDVRWGGMQPMAVRMIE
- a CDS encoding DUF6676 family protein, translating into MTDTPNPAPSDDVAQLIASLNDAPVFVAEDFPTEVESGSAGLSKSLNEVVEATERGESASKIGTLKIGYISQDGERHNNLRDVAQKVLDGTDADTVILKSPSQATAVSENLSRYAIESNYKVLYGANSHPEATQEFLNQAAGYETPTALANVGVVLAVAVAAVIASLSKLRTKQK